The window GCCGACCGCGCCCAGGGTCGGCTCGGAGGGCAGGGCGAACGAGAACACCGAGCCGTGGCCGAGCCGGCTGGACACCCAGATCCGCCCGCCCATCGCCTCGACCAGGCGTTTGGCCAGGTACAGGCCGAGGCCGGCGCCGCCCGGCTCCCGGGTCATGTAGTGCCCGACCCGGTGGAACCGCTCGAAGATGCGCGTCTGCTCGTCGATCGGGATGCCAGGGCCCCAGTCGCGGACCTCGAACACGACCTCGCGGCCCTGGGGGACCAGGCGCACCTCGACCGGCTCGTGCGGCGGCGAGTAGCGCAGCGCGTTCGACAGCAGGTTGCCGACGACCTGGTCGACCCGCATCCAGTCGCCGCGCGCGTACACGGCGTGGTCCGGCGCGACGATGTGGATGGCCCGGTCGGGGTCCTCGGCGGTGAACCGCTCGGCCACCTGGCGGACCAGGTCCACGGCGTCGATCGGGGTCGAGTCGACCAGGCCGGCGCCGGTCTCGAGGCGGGTGACCTCGAGCAGGTCCTCGATCAGGCGCTCCAGCCGCTGGGCCTGGGTCAGCATGAGCTTGTAGTACTCGCGCCGGCGGTCCCGGGCGAAGTCGCGGTCCTCGCGCATGAGCGTGAGCAGGAAGCCCTTGATCGGCGTGAGCGGGGTGCGCAGCTCGTGCGAGACGCTGGCCACGAAGTCGCTCTTGAGCTCGTCGGTCTGGCGCTCGCGGGTGACGTCGCGGACCACGACCACGTCGGCGTCCATGTCGCCGTCGTTGCCGACGATGGGGGCGTGGGCGTAGTTGATCCAGCGCGCGAGCCCGTCCTTGTTGAGCACCGACGCGTCGCGCACCTCCTCGTGCCCGGACTCGGCCGCGGCCAGGATCGGGCAGTCGGTGGCGCACATGTCCACGCCCTTGCCGTCGCGGGCGCGCAGCAGGTTGAAGCACTTCTGGCCGATCGCCTCCTCCTCGGCGTAGCCAGTGAGCGCGGCCATGGCCGGGTTCCAGGAGCGCACCGTGCGGTCGGGCCCGGTGGTGTAGATGCCGTCGGTGGAGTGACCGACGATGTCGCGCAGGGCCGCCCGCTCGCTCTCCGCCTCCCGGTACAGGTCCTCGTTGAGCAGGGCGGCGGCGCCCTGGTTGGCCAGGGCGAGCAGCGTCTCCCGGTCCTCGGGGGTGAAGTCGGCGTCGACCCGGGGCCCGAAGGCGACCGCGAACCCGACCGTGCGCCCCTCGGCCTCCATCTGCACCATGGTGACCCGCGGCCACCCGCAGCGTATGGCGAAGCCCTTGGCCGCCTGCTCCCAGGCCACCGGCGAGGGGGTGACCGTGATCCGGTCCGAGCCGCTGTCGGTGGAGATCACGTCGAGGGCGCCGTCGGCGGGGCGGCCCAGGAAGACCGCTGCCCCCTCGCAGTTGAGCACCTCGGCGACCTGCCGCACGAAGGTCTGCCAGGCGCCGACGTCCCCCAGCCGGTTGGACAGGGCCCGCCCGGCCGAGTACAGCGAGTGCATGCGCTGGCCCTGCGCGAGGCTGCGGGCCCAGGCCCGGTTGCCGAGGAAGGTCAGCCCGAT is drawn from Actinomycetes bacterium and contains these coding sequences:
- a CDS encoding ATP-binding protein, which encodes MTSITEGSMRHRGVRNSLPHGAWLFVIAVAAAAVIATAAVLPAAVRTVSADPAELLRPALYAAGLVIAERFVVRVPLRNHRFSIGVAEMVIVLGVVFINPPLLVLATGIGIAASQWLFEPQLVKRLFNVPQYVLSVGAAALVSDVLKQLLQGSTIFGIEVGTPSAFNPALTVLWVLGMAAFFLVNHTLVSVVISLSVGQGFAQSWLRAAPVAAADWAASTAYGLVIAALLVHDQALLPLLVVPIGLTFLGNRAWARSLAQGQRMHSLYSAGRALSNRLGDVGAWQTFVRQVAEVLNCEGAAVFLGRPADGALDVISTDSGSDRITVTPSPVAWEQAAKGFAIRCGWPRVTMVQMEAEGRTVGFAVAFGPRVDADFTPEDRETLLALANQGAAALLNEDLYREAESERAALRDIVGHSTDGIYTTGPDRTVRSWNPAMAALTGYAEEEAIGQKCFNLLRARDGKGVDMCATDCPILAAAESGHEEVRDASVLNKDGLARWINYAHAPIVGNDGDMDADVVVVRDVTRERQTDELKSDFVASVSHELRTPLTPIKGFLLTLMREDRDFARDRRREYYKLMLTQAQRLERLIEDLLEVTRLETGAGLVDSTPIDAVDLVRQVAERFTAEDPDRAIHIVAPDHAVYARGDWMRVDQVVGNLLSNALRYSPPHEPVEVRLVPQGREVVFEVRDWGPGIPIDEQTRIFERFHRVGHYMTREPGGAGLGLYLAKRLVEAMGGRIWVSSRLGHGSVFSFALPSEPTLGAVGGRDRDIS